The Leucobacter chromiiresistens genome has a window encoding:
- a CDS encoding glycosyltransferase yields the protein MTLLIISPDYASHLYPLASIGQVWRGHGHRVVVATGPATAHIVESFGYEQVPLSLGKGSNPGTIRAEQQPRGEDDVLRGFFDATRAGMVETLAFQARARLHDLMWRPVDTARRVLDIVAEVQPDEIVVDHLAFSARLALRAGGIDHIDMVLGHPTALPLPEAGELYGYPSAWPAAFDPSAEQLDDLRALCARVSASFTDEWNRALAELDPATPPTTDAFAEHGDHLVYNYPEQLVPEWRRAMLPPHTCIGSSLRPEQADDAVRRWLDAGETPFVYVSFGSFLSVRADVLRTVADALRELGVRAAIAHGSSDRAALGEIPADWLVQEFLPQVTLLERAAVAVTHGGNNSVTEALSFGAPLVVLPFSTDQFAGAEALERAGLAVALAPNEATAAEVRDAVAAMLERRPERRTLDEALAESRRNAEAAYAARQRVRA from the coding sequence ATGACCCTGCTCATCATCAGCCCCGACTACGCGTCGCACCTCTACCCGCTGGCGTCGATCGGGCAGGTCTGGCGCGGCCACGGCCACCGCGTCGTCGTGGCCACCGGCCCGGCCACCGCGCACATCGTGGAGTCGTTCGGCTACGAGCAGGTGCCGCTCAGCCTGGGCAAGGGCTCCAACCCGGGCACCATCCGCGCCGAGCAGCAGCCCCGCGGCGAAGACGACGTGCTGCGCGGCTTCTTCGACGCGACGCGCGCGGGCATGGTCGAGACGCTCGCGTTCCAGGCGCGGGCCCGACTGCACGATCTCATGTGGCGCCCGGTCGACACGGCCCGGCGGGTGCTCGACATCGTGGCCGAGGTGCAGCCCGACGAGATCGTGGTGGATCACCTCGCGTTCAGCGCCCGACTCGCCCTGCGCGCGGGCGGCATCGACCACATCGACATGGTGCTCGGCCACCCCACCGCCCTGCCCCTGCCCGAGGCGGGAGAGCTGTACGGGTATCCGTCGGCGTGGCCCGCGGCCTTCGACCCGAGCGCCGAGCAGCTCGACGATCTGCGAGCGCTCTGCGCGCGCGTCAGCGCCTCGTTCACCGACGAGTGGAACCGCGCGCTCGCCGAGCTCGACCCCGCGACGCCGCCCACGACCGACGCGTTCGCGGAGCACGGCGACCACCTCGTCTACAACTACCCCGAGCAGCTGGTGCCCGAGTGGCGCCGCGCGATGCTGCCCCCGCACACCTGCATCGGCTCGTCGCTGCGCCCCGAGCAGGCCGACGACGCGGTGCGGCGCTGGCTCGACGCGGGCGAGACGCCGTTCGTGTACGTCAGCTTCGGCAGCTTCCTCTCGGTGCGCGCCGACGTGCTCCGCACGGTGGCCGATGCCCTGCGCGAGCTCGGCGTGCGGGCCGCGATCGCCCACGGGTCGTCGGATCGCGCGGCGCTCGGAGAGATTCCCGCCGACTGGCTCGTGCAGGAGTTCCTGCCGCAGGTGACGCTGCTCGAACGCGCCGCCGTCGCCGTGACGCACGGCGGCAACAACAGCGTGACCGAGGCGCTCTCGTTCGGCGCCCCGCTCGTCGTGCTCCCCTTCTCCACCGACCAGTTCGCCGGCGCCGAGGCGCTCGAACGGGCCGGCCTGGCCGTCGCGCTCGCACCGAACGAGGCGACGGCGGCCGAGGTGCGCGACGCGGTCGCGGCGATGCTCGAACGGCGCCCGGAGCGTCGCACCCTCGACGAAGCGCTCGCCGAGAGCCGGCGCAACGCCGAGGCGGCGTACGCCGCTCGGCAGCGGGTGCGCGCGTAG